In Qipengyuania psychrotolerans, one DNA window encodes the following:
- the rpsC gene encoding 30S ribosomal protein S3, with amino-acid sequence MGHKSNPIGLRLQINRTWDSRWYAEGRDYAKLLSEDIEIRKFILKNAAQAAISKVVIERPAKLCRVSIYAARPGVIIGKKGADIEKLRGQLSKMTDSEVKLNIVEIRKPEVDAKLVAQGIADQLIRRVAFRRAMKRAMQSAMRLGAEGIKIMCGGRLGGAEIARVEQYREGRVPLHTLRANIDYAEAEALTAYGIIGIKVWIFKGEILGHDPTAQDRLMMESQTSGVRPAR; translated from the coding sequence ATGGGCCATAAAAGCAATCCGATCGGTCTGCGCCTGCAGATCAACCGCACCTGGGACAGCCGCTGGTACGCCGAAGGGCGTGATTATGCCAAGCTGCTCAGCGAAGACATCGAGATCCGTAAGTTCATCCTCAAGAATGCAGCCCAGGCTGCAATCTCGAAGGTGGTGATTGAACGTCCGGCCAAGCTGTGCCGTGTTTCGATCTATGCTGCGCGTCCCGGCGTCATCATCGGCAAGAAGGGCGCTGACATCGAAAAGCTGCGCGGCCAGCTTTCGAAGATGACCGACAGCGAAGTGAAGCTGAACATCGTCGAAATCCGCAAGCCGGAAGTCGATGCCAAGCTTGTCGCGCAGGGCATCGCAGATCAGTTGATCCGCCGTGTCGCGTTCCGCCGTGCTATGAAGCGCGCCATGCAGTCGGCCATGCGCCTTGGTGCTGAAGGCATCAAGATCATGTGTGGCGGCCGTCTTGGTGGTGCAGAAATCGCACGTGTAGAACAGTATCGCGAAGGCCGTGTGCCGCTTCATACGCTGCGCGCCAACATCGACTATGCCGAAGCTGAGGCGCTTACCGCCTATGGCATCATCGGCATCAAGGTGTGGATCTTCAAGGGCGAAATTCTCGGCCATGACCCGACCGCGCAGGACCGTCTCATGATGGAATCGCAGACGTCCGGCGTCCGTCCGGCTCGCTGA
- the rplF gene encoding 50S ribosomal protein L6 produces MSRIGKKPVTIPKGVEAKIEEGALSVKGPKGTLSMGLSDLVQYKLDDGEISITPSNDTRAARNHWGMQRTLVANLVEGVTDGFTKVLEITGVGYRAQAQGKKLKLQLGFSHDVDLDVPEGIEVKTPDQTTVEISGNDKQAVGQFAANVRKWRKPEPYKGKGIKYRGEYIFRKEGKKK; encoded by the coding sequence ATGAGCCGCATCGGTAAGAAACCCGTCACGATCCCCAAAGGGGTCGAGGCCAAGATCGAAGAAGGCGCACTCAGCGTTAAGGGGCCCAAGGGCACTCTTTCCATGGGTCTGTCGGATCTGGTCCAGTACAAGCTGGATGACGGCGAGATTTCGATCACTCCGTCCAACGACACTCGTGCTGCACGCAACCACTGGGGAATGCAGCGTACGCTCGTCGCCAACCTGGTTGAAGGTGTGACCGATGGTTTCACCAAGGTCCTCGAGATCACTGGTGTTGGTTACCGTGCGCAGGCACAGGGCAAGAAGCTCAAGCTTCAGCTCGGTTTCTCGCATGACGTCGATCTCGATGTGCCGGAAGGCATTGAAGTGAAGACGCCTGACCAGACCACCGTCGAAATCAGCGGTAATGACAAGCAGGCCGTGGGTCAGTTTGCGGCAAACGTTCGCAAGTGGCGCAAGCCCGAGCCTTATAAGGGCAAGGGCATCAAGTACCGCGGCGAGTATATCTTCCGCAAGGAAGGGAAGAAGAAGTAA
- the tuf gene encoding elongation factor Tu, translating into MAKEKFERNKPHCNIGTIGHVDHGKTTLTAAITKVMAEVNGGAAVDFANIDKAPEERERGITISTAHVEYETEARHYAHVDCPGHADYVKNMITGAAQMDGAILVVNAADGPMPQTREHILLARQVGVPALVVYMNKVDQVDDEEILELVELEVRELLSSYDFDGDNIAIVKGSALAALEGRDDEIGKNSIIELMKAVDEHIPQPDRPVDKPFLMPIEDVFSISGRGTVVTGRIETGVVNVGDECEIVGIKDTTKTTVTGVEMFRKLLDRGEAGDNVGALIRGVAREDVERGQVLAKPGTVNPHTEFSAEVYVLSKDEGGRHTPFFANYRPQFYFRTTDVTGEVILPEGTEMVMPGDNVTIQVKLIAPIAMDEGLRFAIREGGRTVGSGVVASIQK; encoded by the coding sequence ATGGCGAAGGAAAAATTCGAGCGGAACAAGCCGCACTGCAACATCGGCACCATCGGTCACGTTGACCATGGCAAGACCACGTTGACTGCGGCGATCACGAAGGTGATGGCCGAGGTAAACGGCGGTGCAGCGGTTGATTTCGCGAACATCGACAAGGCTCCCGAAGAGCGTGAGCGCGGGATCACCATCTCGACCGCACACGTTGAGTATGAGACCGAAGCACGTCACTATGCTCACGTCGATTGCCCGGGTCACGCCGACTACGTGAAGAACATGATCACCGGTGCAGCCCAGATGGACGGCGCCATCCTGGTTGTGAACGCTGCTGACGGCCCGATGCCGCAGACCCGCGAGCACATCCTGCTTGCACGTCAGGTCGGCGTTCCGGCTCTGGTTGTGTACATGAACAAGGTTGACCAGGTCGACGACGAGGAAATCCTCGAACTCGTTGAACTGGAAGTTCGCGAACTCCTCAGCTCGTATGACTTCGACGGCGACAACATCGCAATCGTCAAGGGTTCGGCTCTGGCCGCTCTTGAAGGTCGTGACGATGAAATCGGCAAGAACTCGATCATCGAACTGATGAAGGCTGTCGACGAGCACATCCCGCAACCCGATCGTCCGGTCGACAAGCCGTTCCTCATGCCGATCGAAGACGTGTTCTCGATCTCGGGCCGTGGTACGGTTGTTACTGGCCGTATCGAAACCGGCGTTGTGAACGTTGGCGACGAGTGCGAAATCGTTGGCATCAAGGACACCACCAAGACGACCGTTACGGGCGTTGAAATGTTCCGCAAGCTGCTTGATCGCGGTGAAGCTGGTGACAACGTTGGTGCCCTGATCCGCGGCGTAGCTCGTGAAGACGTCGAGCGCGGCCAGGTTCTGGCCAAGCCCGGCACCGTCAACCCGCACACCGAGTTCAGCGCAGAAGTCTACGTCCTTTCGAAGGACGAAGGTGGCCGTCACACGCCGTTCTTCGCGAACTACCGTCCGCAGTTCTACTTCCGCACCACGGACGTCACCGGTGAAGTAATCCTTCCCGAGGGCACCGAAATGGTGATGCCGGGCGACAACGTGACCATCCAGGTCAAGCTGATCGCACCGATCGCCATGGACGAAGGTCTGCGCTTCGCAATCCGCGAAGGCGGCCGCACCGTCGGCTCGGGCGTGGTTGCTTCGATCCAGAAGTAA
- the rpsH gene encoding 30S ribosomal protein S8, translating into MAMTDPLGDMLTRIRNGQQAKKDSVLSPASKLRANVLEVLQREGYIRGYTEDASGKHPALRIELKYFEGEPAIKHVARVSKPGRRVYAGSKELPIVRNGLGITIVSTPRGVLSDAEARADNVGGEVLAEVF; encoded by the coding sequence ATGGCTATGACCGATCCCCTGGGTGATATGCTCACCCGTATCCGCAACGGCCAGCAGGCGAAGAAGGACAGTGTCCTTTCGCCCGCTAGCAAGCTGCGTGCAAACGTTCTCGAAGTTCTTCAGCGTGAAGGCTACATCCGTGGCTACACTGAAGACGCGAGCGGCAAGCACCCGGCGCTGCGGATCGAACTGAAATATTTCGAAGGCGAACCGGCTATCAAGCACGTCGCCCGCGTCTCCAAGCCTGGCCGCCGCGTCTATGCGGGTTCGAAAGAACTCCCCATTGTTCGCAACGGCCTTGGCATCACCATCGTTTCGACGCCGCGCGGCGTGCTTTCGGACGCCGAAGCACGTGCCGACAATGTCGGTGGCGAAGTGCTTGCGGAGGTATTCTGA
- the rplR gene encoding 50S ribosomal protein L18, with protein sequence MAKLSLFERRRRRVRTALRSRAGGKPRLSVHRTGKHIYAQIIDDADGKTVAAASTLGAKSSGANVDAAKQVGSDIAAAAKKAGVTTVVFDRGGFLFHGRVKALADAAREGGLEF encoded by the coding sequence ATGGCAAAGCTTTCCCTTTTTGAACGCCGCCGCCGCCGTGTCCGCACAGCTCTTCGTAGCCGTGCTGGCGGTAAGCCGCGCCTGTCGGTCCATCGCACCGGTAAGCACATCTACGCGCAGATCATCGACGATGCGGACGGCAAGACCGTTGCTGCTGCCTCGACGCTCGGCGCGAAGAGTTCGGGTGCCAATGTCGATGCTGCCAAGCAAGTCGGCAGCGACATCGCTGCCGCCGCCAAGAAGGCCGGTGTCACTACCGTCGTGTTCGATCGCGGTGGTTTCCTGTTCCATGGCCGCGTGAAAGCGCTGGCCGACGCCGCTCGCGAAGGCGGGCTGGAGTTCTGA
- the rpsQ gene encoding 30S ribosomal protein S17 produces MPKRILVGTVTSDKTDKTVTVLVERKVKHPLYGKIIRRSKKYHAHDEKNEYALGDIVRIEETKPISKTKTWLVKDRVTAGGTQAVEANLEVEAAGN; encoded by the coding sequence ATGCCCAAGCGTATTCTGGTCGGGACAGTCACCTCCGACAAGACCGACAAGACTGTTACCGTGCTCGTCGAGCGTAAGGTGAAGCATCCCCTGTACGGGAAGATCATCCGCCGTTCGAAGAAGTACCACGCACATGATGAGAAGAACGAGTACGCACTCGGCGACATCGTGCGCATCGAAGAGACCAAGCCGATCTCGAAAACCAAGACCTGGTTGGTCAAGGATCGAGTGACGGCAGGCGGAACCCAGGCTGTCGAGGCTAATCTCGAAGTCGAAGCCGCTGGCAACTGA
- the rplV gene encoding 50S ribosomal protein L22: protein MSKQKAPRRVADNEALSVGTTIRGSAQKLNLVAELIRGKKVEEALNILAFSKKQMAKDATKVLASAIANAENNHNLDVDSLVVAEASVGKSITMKRFHTRGRGKSTRILKPFSRLRIVVREQEEA from the coding sequence ATGAGCAAGCAGAAAGCTCCCCGCCGTGTCGCTGATAACGAGGCTCTTTCCGTGGGCACCACTATTCGTGGCTCCGCACAGAAGCTTAACCTCGTTGCCGAACTGATCCGCGGGAAGAAGGTCGAAGAGGCCCTCAACATCCTCGCATTCTCGAAGAAGCAGATGGCCAAGGACGCCACGAAGGTTCTCGCTTCGGCGATCGCCAACGCGGAAAACAACCATAACCTCGATGTCGACTCGCTGGTCGTAGCCGAGGCTTCGGTAGGCAAGTCGATTACGATGAAGCGCTTCCACACACGTGGACGCGGCAAGTCGACGCGCATCCTGAAGCCGTTCAGCCGCCTGCGCATCGTCGTCCGCGAGCAGGAGGAGGCGTAA
- the rplP gene encoding 50S ribosomal protein L16 codes for MLQPKKHKYRKAFKGKIHGNAKGGTTLNFGSYGLKALEPERITARQIEAARRAITRHMKRQGRLWIRVFPDVPVSKKPAEVRQGKGKGSVEYWAARVKPGRILFELDGVAGPLAAEAFSRAAMKLPIKTKVVARLGDTSHLGGE; via the coding sequence ATGCTGCAACCGAAAAAACATAAGTACCGCAAGGCGTTCAAGGGCAAGATCCATGGCAATGCCAAGGGCGGAACCACGCTGAATTTCGGCTCGTACGGCCTCAAGGCCCTCGAACCGGAGCGTATCACAGCTCGTCAGATCGAAGCGGCTCGCCGTGCGATCACACGCCACATGAAGCGTCAGGGCCGTCTCTGGATCCGCGTTTTCCCGGACGTGCCGGTTTCCAAGAAGCCTGCCGAAGTTCGTCAGGGCAAGGGCAAGGGCTCGGTCGAATACTGGGCTGCTCGCGTAAAGCCGGGCCGCATCCTGTTCGAACTCGACGGTGTTGCCGGGCCGCTGGCAGCCGAAGCATTCAGCCGCGCCGCTATGAAGCTGCCGATCAAAACCAAGGTCGTTGCCCGTCTCGGTGACACCTCGCACCTGGGAGGCGAATAA
- the rpmC gene encoding 50S ribosomal protein L29, protein MSKIEDLRQKSDDQLSEELTSLKREQFNLRFQAATNQLEAPARIREVRRSIAKIKTLQTERASAAAKA, encoded by the coding sequence ATGAGCAAGATCGAAGATCTGCGTCAGAAGAGCGACGACCAGTTGTCCGAGGAACTGACCAGCCTGAAGCGTGAGCAGTTCAACCTGCGCTTCCAGGCTGCGACGAACCAGCTCGAAGCGCCCGCTCGCATCCGTGAAGTCCGCCGCTCGATCGCCAAGATCAAGACGCTGCAGACCGAGCGCGCCAGCGCCGCTGCCAAGGCTTAA
- the rplB gene encoding 50S ribosomal protein L2: protein MALKNYKPTSPARRGLILVDKSGLYKGKPVKSLTEGKRKTGGRNNKGHVTSRGIGGGHKQKYRYIDFKRRKWDVEGTVERIEYDPNRTAFIALVKYDDGEQAYILAPQRLAVGDKVIAAEKTDTKSGNAMLLGQMPVGTICHNVEMKPGKGGQISRAAGSYVQLVGRDRGMVIVRLNSGEQRYLRADCMGTVGAVSNPDNQNQNLGKAGRRRWMGIKPLTRGVAKNPVDHPHGGGEGRTSGGRHPVTPWGKPTKGARTRNNKQTDKMIIRSRHAKKKR, encoded by the coding sequence ATGGCACTCAAGAATTACAAACCGACGAGCCCCGCACGCCGCGGCCTTATCCTTGTCGACAAGTCGGGCCTGTACAAAGGCAAGCCCGTCAAGTCGCTCACGGAAGGTAAGCGCAAGACCGGTGGCCGGAATAACAAGGGTCATGTCACTTCGCGTGGCATCGGCGGCGGTCACAAACAGAAGTATCGCTACATCGACTTCAAGCGTCGCAAGTGGGACGTCGAAGGCACCGTGGAGCGGATCGAATACGATCCCAACCGCACCGCTTTCATCGCACTTGTGAAGTATGATGACGGTGAGCAGGCTTACATTCTCGCTCCGCAGCGTCTCGCTGTTGGCGACAAGGTCATTGCTGCAGAAAAGACCGACACCAAGTCTGGCAACGCAATGTTGCTTGGTCAGATGCCGGTTGGCACGATCTGTCACAACGTGGAAATGAAGCCGGGCAAGGGTGGCCAGATCTCCCGCGCTGCAGGTTCCTATGTCCAGTTGGTCGGCCGTGACCGCGGTATGGTCATCGTCAGGCTCAATTCAGGTGAGCAGCGCTATCTGCGTGCCGACTGCATGGGTACTGTTGGTGCTGTGTCCAACCCGGACAATCAGAACCAGAACCTAGGCAAGGCCGGTCGTCGTCGTTGGATGGGCATCAAGCCGCTGACGCGCGGTGTCGCCAAGAACCCCGTCGATCACCCTCATGGTGGTGGTGAAGGTCGCACAAGCGGTGGCCGTCATCCGGTTACCCCGTGGGGCAAGCCGACCAAGGGCGCTCGTACTCGTAACAACAAGCAGACGGACAAGATGATTATCCGTTCGCGCCACGCCAAGAAGAAGAGGTAA
- the rplD gene encoding 50S ribosomal protein L4 — MKVKVQKIDGKASGDIELNDDVFGLEPRADILHRVVTWQLENRRGTARPTRERSDVARTGAKFGRQKGSGGARHGDRGAPIFIGGGKAHGARKRDFEQSLNKKIRALGLKMALSSKAKDGLVVVDTLELKDAKTKVLVGHLAKAGWGKKVLVIDGDTVNDGFMKAAGNIPGVNVMPAMGANVYDILKHDTLVLTKDAVEKLEGRFNG, encoded by the coding sequence GTGAAGGTCAAGGTCCAGAAAATCGACGGTAAGGCGTCGGGCGATATCGAGCTGAACGACGATGTGTTCGGTCTCGAGCCGCGTGCCGATATCCTTCACCGCGTTGTGACGTGGCAGCTTGAAAACCGCCGCGGAACCGCACGCCCTACGCGTGAACGTTCGGATGTCGCCCGCACGGGTGCCAAGTTCGGCCGTCAAAAAGGCTCGGGCGGTGCTCGTCACGGCGATCGCGGCGCTCCGATCTTCATCGGTGGTGGTAAGGCTCATGGTGCGCGCAAGCGTGACTTCGAGCAGTCGCTGAACAAGAAGATCCGTGCACTCGGCCTCAAAATGGCCCTGTCGAGCAAGGCGAAGGACGGCCTCGTCGTCGTCGACACGCTTGAGCTCAAGGATGCCAAGACCAAGGTGCTCGTCGGGCACCTGGCCAAGGCAGGTTGGGGCAAGAAGGTGCTGGTGATCGACGGTGACACCGTGAACGACGGTTTCATGAAGGCGGCAGGCAACATTCCTGGTGTCAACGTGATGCCCGCCATGGGCGCCAACGTCTACGACATCCTGAAGCACGACACGCTGGTCCTTACCAAGGACGCTGTCGAAAAGCTGGAGGGCCGTTTCAATGGCTAA
- the rpsJ gene encoding 30S ribosomal protein S10 yields MEAQNIRIRLKAFDHRVLDQATGEIADTARRTGALIRGPIPMPTRIEKFTVNRGPHIDKKSREQFEVRTYKRLLDIVQPNAQTVDALMKLDLAAGVNVEIKLA; encoded by the coding sequence ATGGAAGCACAGAATATCCGCATTCGCCTCAAGGCGTTCGACCATCGCGTTCTCGACCAGGCAACTGGCGAAATCGCAGACACCGCGCGCCGGACGGGTGCCCTCATTCGTGGTCCCATTCCCATGCCGACGCGCATCGAGAAGTTCACCGTGAACCGCGGCCCGCACATCGACAAGAAGTCGCGCGAGCAGTTCGAGGTGCGCACCTACAAGCGGTTGCTCGACATCGTGCAGCCCAACGCCCAGACCGTCGACGCGCTGATGAAGCTCGATCTGGCAGCTGGCGTAAACGTGGAAATCAAGCTGGCCTAA
- a CDS encoding 50S ribosomal protein L23 produces MAKKQEIDARHYDVILAPHITEKSTMASEYNAVVFKVAGDATKPQIKEAVEAIYAGQKAKVVSVNTINVKGKTKRWRGKPYKRNDVKKAIVTLAEGSMIDITEGVS; encoded by the coding sequence ATGGCTAAAAAGCAGGAAATCGACGCGCGTCACTATGACGTAATCCTTGCTCCGCACATCACCGAGAAGTCGACTATGGCTTCGGAGTATAACGCGGTTGTGTTCAAGGTTGCAGGCGATGCAACCAAGCCGCAGATCAAGGAAGCGGTTGAAGCAATCTACGCTGGTCAGAAGGCCAAGGTTGTTTCGGTCAACACGATCAACGTGAAGGGCAAGACCAAGCGCTGGAGGGGCAAACCCTACAAGCGCAACGACGTGAAAAAGGCGATCGTTACCCTCGCTGAGGGTTCCATGATCGACATCACGGAAGGTGTGAGCTGA
- the rplN gene encoding 50S ribosomal protein L14 produces MIQMQSNLDVADNSGAKRVQCIKVLGGSKRRTASVGDVIVVSVKEAQPRTKVKKGDVHRAVIVRTRKDVRRPDGSVIRFDSNAAVLVNKNEEPIGTRIFGPVVRELRGRGFMKIISLAPEVL; encoded by the coding sequence ATGATCCAGATGCAATCCAATCTCGACGTCGCGGACAACAGCGGCGCCAAGCGCGTCCAGTGCATTAAAGTACTGGGCGGCTCCAAGCGCCGCACTGCGTCCGTGGGCGACGTGATCGTGGTTTCCGTCAAGGAAGCCCAGCCGCGCACGAAGGTGAAGAAGGGCGATGTCCATCGCGCTGTCATCGTGCGCACGAGGAAGGACGTACGCCGCCCCGATGGCAGCGTTATCCGCTTCGACAGCAACGCCGCGGTTCTCGTGAACAAAAACGAAGAACCGATCGGTACTCGTATCTTCGGACCGGTGGTTCGCGAACTTCGCGGCCGCGGCTTCATGAAGATCATCTCGCTTGCTCCGGAGGTGCTGTAA
- the rpsS gene encoding 30S ribosomal protein S19 produces MARSVWKGPFVELSLLKKAEEAQDESNAKPIKTWSRRSTILPQFVGLTFNVYNGHKFIPVSVSEEMVGHKLGEFAPTRTFPGHASDKKGKR; encoded by the coding sequence ATGGCTCGTTCCGTCTGGAAAGGTCCGTTCGTCGAACTCAGCCTTCTGAAGAAGGCAGAAGAGGCGCAGGACGAAAGCAACGCGAAGCCGATCAAGACCTGGTCGCGTCGCAGCACCATCCTGCCTCAGTTCGTCGGTCTCACGTTTAACGTGTACAACGGCCACAAGTTCATCCCGGTCTCCGTCTCGGAAGAGATGGTCGGCCACAAGCTTGGCGAATTTGCGCCCACGCGCACATTCCCCGGCCATGCTTCTGACAAGAAGGGTAAGCGCTGA
- the rplC gene encoding 50S ribosomal protein L3, whose translation MRTGVIAKKVGMTRLFQEDGRHVPVTVLSLEDCQVTAHRTQDRDGYIGLQVGSGEAKQKNVNKPQREAFAKAEVALKMKVAEFRLDSEEGLLPLGARISAEHFIAGQKVDITGHTQGKGFAGAMKRWGFGGLRATHGVSVSHRSHGSTGNRQDPGRVFKGKKMAGHMGDRQRTQQNLEIVRTDADRGLLFVKGSVPGAKNGWLLVRDAVKITPASELPFPGVMRRNQDEFASEEAGAGLVESAAEHEVGLEVSADQQAQLLKEQEAGADSEVTKQNAQDAPETDVPDADSKES comes from the coding sequence ATGCGCACAGGCGTGATCGCAAAGAAAGTCGGGATGACCCGCCTCTTCCAGGAGGACGGACGGCACGTGCCCGTTACCGTTCTTTCCCTGGAAGATTGTCAGGTTACCGCGCATCGCACGCAGGACCGTGATGGCTACATTGGCCTTCAGGTTGGTTCGGGCGAAGCGAAGCAAAAGAACGTAAACAAGCCGCAGCGCGAAGCATTTGCGAAAGCAGAAGTCGCTCTGAAGATGAAGGTCGCGGAATTCCGCCTCGATAGCGAAGAAGGTCTTCTTCCCCTCGGTGCGCGCATTTCGGCTGAGCACTTCATCGCTGGCCAGAAAGTTGACATCACCGGTCACACGCAGGGTAAAGGCTTTGCTGGCGCCATGAAGCGTTGGGGCTTCGGTGGTCTTCGTGCCACTCACGGCGTCTCGGTCTCGCACCGTTCGCACGGTTCGACGGGTAACCGTCAGGATCCGGGCCGCGTGTTCAAGGGCAAGAAGATGGCCGGCCACATGGGCGACCGTCAGCGTACCCAGCAGAACCTCGAAATCGTGCGCACCGACGCCGATCGCGGCCTCCTCTTCGTCAAGGGCTCGGTCCCGGGCGCGAAGAATGGTTGGCTGCTTGTTCGTGACGCTGTGAAAATCACCCCTGCTTCGGAACTTCCGTTCCCGGGTGTGATGCGCCGCAACCAGGACGAGTTTGCTTCGGAAGAAGCGGGCGCAGGTCTGGTCGAGAGTGCCGCTGAACATGAAGTTGGCTTGGAAGTTTCTGCTGATCAGCAGGCTCAGTTGCTCAAAGAGCAGGAAGCTGGCGCCGACAGCGAAGTAACGAAGCAGAATGCTCAGGATGCCCCGGAAACGGATGTACCTGACGCAGATAGCAAGGAGTCCTGA
- the rplX gene encoding 50S ribosomal protein L24 yields MASAKIKKGDTVVVLSGKDKGKTGTVSKVSPKDGKIVVEGVNIAARHRKPTQQNPQGGIDRFEAPMHICKVAVADPKDGKPTRVRFEEKDGKKVRVAVKSGETIDG; encoded by the coding sequence ATGGCTTCCGCTAAGATCAAGAAGGGTGACACGGTCGTCGTTCTGTCCGGCAAGGACAAGGGCAAGACCGGTACGGTTTCGAAAGTGAGCCCCAAGGACGGCAAGATTGTCGTCGAAGGCGTGAACATCGCAGCCCGTCACCGTAAGCCGACCCAGCAGAACCCTCAGGGTGGCATCGACCGCTTCGAAGCACCGATGCACATCTGCAAGGTTGCTGTTGCCGATCCCAAGGATGGCAAGCCCACCCGCGTCCGTTTCGAAGAAAAGGACGGCAAGAAGGTGCGTGTAGCTGTCAAATCTGGGGAGACAATCGATGGCTGA
- the rpsN gene encoding 30S ribosomal protein S14, whose product MAKLSSINKNERRKKLVKQYADKFAKLKAIADDESLDEGERLIARLKMAELPRNANPTRVRNRCSTTGRPRGYYRKFGLNRIELRDLGNKGLIPGLTKSSW is encoded by the coding sequence ATGGCGAAACTGAGTTCGATCAACAAGAACGAGCGTCGCAAGAAGCTCGTCAAGCAGTATGCGGATAAGTTCGCAAAGCTGAAAGCGATCGCAGACGACGAAAGCCTCGATGAAGGCGAGCGTTTGATCGCACGTCTCAAGATGGCGGAACTGCCGCGTAACGCGAACCCTACCCGGGTGCGTAACCGCTGCTCCACCACCGGCCGCCCGCGCGGCTATTACCGCAAGTTCGGCCTGAACCGTATCGAACTGCGCGACCTCGGCAACAAGGGCCTGATTCCAGGCCTCACAAAGTCGAGCTGGTGA
- the rplE gene encoding 50S ribosomal protein L5, whose translation MADSSPRMKQRYDDQIVKAMTEKFGYKNRLEVPKLDKITLNMGVGEASQDKKKVQTAAEEMALIAGQKPVITKAKKSIAQFKLREGMPIGAKVTLRRERMYEFVDRLVTIAMPRIRDFRGLNPKSFDGRGNYAMGLKEQIIFPEISYDQIDKVRGMDIIVTTTAKTDDEARELLRLFGFPFPAEAKPEEQEAA comes from the coding sequence ATGGCTGATTCCAGCCCCCGTATGAAGCAGCGCTACGACGATCAGATCGTCAAGGCGATGACCGAGAAGTTTGGCTACAAGAACCGTCTTGAAGTGCCCAAGCTGGACAAGATCACACTCAACATGGGTGTGGGCGAAGCCAGCCAGGACAAGAAGAAGGTCCAGACTGCAGCCGAAGAAATGGCACTGATTGCCGGCCAGAAACCGGTCATCACCAAGGCCAAGAAATCGATCGCACAGTTCAAGCTGCGCGAAGGCATGCCGATTGGTGCAAAGGTAACCCTGCGCCGTGAACGCATGTACGAATTCGTCGACCGCCTTGTGACCATCGCAATGCCCCGTATCCGTGACTTTCGTGGGCTCAACCCGAAGTCGTTTGACGGCCGCGGCAACTATGCAATGGGCCTCAAGGAACAGATCATCTTCCCCGAGATCAGCTATGATCAGATCGACAAGGTCCGGGGCATGGATATCATCGTGACAACCACGGCGAAGACCGATGACGAAGCACGCGAATTGCTGCGTCTGTTCGGTTTCCCGTTCCCGGCCGAAGCAAAGCCGGAAGAGCAGGAGGCGGCGTGA